The Triticum aestivum cultivar Chinese Spring chromosome 7B, IWGSC CS RefSeq v2.1, whole genome shotgun sequence genome window below encodes:
- the LOC123159284 gene encoding nuclear nucleic acid-binding protein C1D: MDSAASVAGAPPAVPPAVLCAAEEALAATESVGDHLAEMLAAAAEDPDAIAELPPLQRARAFLAVAHAATSLFSVRLRCSGINPDEHPIKKEFERLSLWQEKLNRLNEWDKGT; this comes from the exons ATGGACAGTGCCGCCTCCGTCGCGGGAGCGCCCCCGGCGGTGCCGCCCGCGGTGCTGTGCGCCGCCGAGGAGGCCCTGGCTGCCACCGAGTCCGTGGGGGACCACCTCGCCGAGATGCTCGCCGCGGCGGCCGAGGACCCCGACGCCATAGCCGAGCTCCCGCCCCTGCAACGggcgcgcgccttcctcgccgtaGCCCACGCCGCGACCTCCCTCTTCTCAG TGCGGCTGCGGTGTTCGGGGATAAATCCGGACGAGCACCCTATCAAGAAGGAGTTC GAGAGGTTAAGCCTGTGGCAGGAGAAGTTAAATCGATTGAACGAATGGGACAAGGGTACTTGA